The nucleotide sequence CCGCGGAACTGAGTCGTCGTGTCCGCGGGATCAGGGCTCGTTCTGCATGACCCTGGTGCCGTAGCGGGCCTGCAGGGCGTCGTTGCGGGCCTTGCCGTCCGGGACGTTCACCGACGTGAGCACCGGCACCTCGGCGCCGCGGGCCAGCAGGAGGCCGCTGGCCTCGGTGACGATCATCTGCGCGATGAGTGCCCCGGTGACGGTCGAGCTCGGCGTGATCGTCGCACCACCGGGCAGCTCGACCTCGGAGTCGCCGACGACGCCGCAGTTGTCGACGACCACGTCGGCGACCTCCATCAGCCGCGCGCCTGACGGGTGCGTCGACGTGATCGACGAGCTGTGGCGTACGGACGTGACCGCGATGACACCGTTGCCGTTCTCCCTGGCCAGCCGCGCGATCTCGACGGAGGTGGCGTTGCCCCCGGAGTTGGAGGCGATCAGGAAGACGTCGGCCGGGCTGATCTCGTGGAGCGCCCACAGTCGCTGCGCGAACTCGACGTTGCGCTCGGCCTCGGGGTTGACGATCTCGTCGGGCGTGGCCTTGCCGGCCATCACCAGCTGCTTGAGGGCGAGCTTGTTCGCGGCGACGAACCCGCCCGCCCGTCCCGCGATCTCCATGGCGAACGACTGCGAGTGTCCGGTGCCGAAGGCCTGGAGGACTCCGTCGGACGCCAGCGCGTCGGCGCACAGCCTCGCGGCGGCCGACACCGACTCCCGCTGCGTCGTGACCACGCGCTCGATCGCCTGCCGCATGATGCCGACGGCCGTGGTCTGGTCGGGGAAGTCAGTCATGTCACATCCTTCGTCTGGAGCGATTCCAACAGTCGGCCGCACTCGGCCAGGGCCGCCTCCGCGGCCCCTGGTCCGCACGGACTGATCAGCACCTCGTACTCGACCGAGGCGTACGCGTCTCGGGTGGGAAGGTACCCGAGATACCCGTTGGTGTAGCCGACGAGCACGGCGCCGCGACCGGCCCGCGCCCGCCAGCCGTCCGCGAGGTCGAGGAACGGCTCGCCGCCGAGCGCGGCGAGCCGCAGGTCACCGATCGACACCACGCCCGTCGCACACCGCGGGTCGCGCACCGACCGCGCGCGGTCGGCCAGCAGGGCGCCCTGCCACCGCGTGTACGCCGTGCGCCGCTGCGGCGATCCCTCGGGCAGCTCGCCGATCCGGCGTTCGAGCTCCGCCAACGGCTCCGGCGGCCCGGTGTCGGTGCGCGGCGCCACCGCTACCCGGCTCGACGCCGCGGCGACGGTACCGTCGCCGACGACCGCGTCGGGCGGTGCGTGCAGCAGCTCCGCGACCTGCGAGGCGACGAGGTCGCCGAGCCGACGCAGCTCCGCCGGCGTCTGCGCCCGGCGGTGCGGCCTGGTGCTCACGTCGCCCGCCGCGCCCGTCGCGACGACGCACCACGCCGCGCCGAGCGACGTGCCGAGTGCCCGGCGTACCGCACCGGGCAGGTCGGCACTCGTGGCGCGGTTGCCCGCGTCGAGCACCGTCGGGTGCACGGGCAGCACGACGACGAGGCCGCGCGTACGTTCCTGGTCACGTACCTCGATCACCGAGAACGGCACGGACCTGCGCGGCCGAGGACCGCTGCGCTGACCGGCCACGTCGGCCAGCTCGCCGTGCCGCACGACCAGCCGCGCGGGCGACTCCGCGCGCACCGCGTCCGACACGGCCGCGGCGACGGTGGTGGGGATCACCGTGTGCCACGGAGCCGGCGTGGGTCCGTCGCCCGGATGGCAACCGGTATCGGGGCCCGCGTGGGTGTGCGTGGCCGAGAGCCATACGGTCTCCGGCGAGCAGGACGGCACGGTGTCGACCACCGCCGCCCGCGTCGCGGCCGTCAGGTCGGCGGTGACGCAGGGCAGGTCGGCGACGGCCCACACGAACCTGCGCGTCCCCGCGCCGATCGTCACGACGCCGACCTCGAGCGGGTCGAGGGAACCGGCCGCGCCGCCCTCGCGGTCGGCGTACCCGCCCAGGCGCGTGCCGTCCGGCACGTCGAGCACCACCGTGGCGTGGCCGACCGCGATCGGTGCGGCGTCAGACGCCATGACGCACCTGGTGACGCGGCCCGAACTCCGGATGCAGCTCGACCGCCAGCCGGTACCGGTCACCGCGCGCCACCGACGTGCCCTGCTCGATGATCCGGCCCCTGCGGTCGTAGGTGACGACGGTGCTCTTCAGGCAGGGCTGGTCGAGCGGGATCTCCAGCAGCTCAGCGTCGGACGGGTCGGGCAGTACGGGCTCGACGGTGAGGCTGCCGGTGAGCACCTCGATGCCGTACCTGCGGCGCAGCAGCTCGTACCAGGAACCGCTCAGCTCGTCCTCGGCGAGCCCGGGCACGAGCTGACCGGGGATGCTGAGCGCCTCGACGCACATCGGAGTGCCGTCGACGAGACGCACCCGCGTCAGGCGCACGACGTCGTCGCCGACGGGGATGCGCAGCTGCCTCGCGACCTTCACCGTCGCGCGCACGTGGCGCAGCTCCACGACCCGGGAGCGGGTCGCCAGCCCACGCCGGCGCATGTCGGCGGAGAACGACAGCAGGCCGAGCGGTCGGGAGACCTTCGGCTGCGCGACGTACGTGCCGCTGCCGTGCCGCCGTTCGAGCAGGCCGTCGAGCACGAGCTCGTCGACGGCGCGGCGCAGCGTCATGCGCGCGACCGACCACTGCTCGGCGAGACCGCGCTCCCCCGGCAGTGCGCTGCCGACGGGAAGGCGCTCGACGAGGTCGAGCAGCCGCGCACGGATCTCGACGACCCGACTCGGTCGTTGCTTCGCCTCCACGCGCGCTCCCGGTCACCGTCACGTCAGGTACTCAGCCAACCAGCAAAGCGTCCCTCACGCGAGCCCCGGGACGCATCGGGAGCAGACCAGTCGAGCACTGTCACGGCGCCACTCCCCTGTGGGAGCACCGATCCCGCCCCCGATGACCGTCGAAGTGGTCCAACCGCGGAACCCGGCACCGCTGGGGACCCCAGCAGGTACTCCCGGCACCGCTGGGGACCCCGGCGGGTACTCCCGGCACCGTTGGGGACCCCGGCTGTGGCTCCCACCCCTGCCGGGGACCCCGGCGCACCTAGGGTGTGGCCATGCCACGCGTGGACGTCGTCGTCATCGGAGCGGGACACAACGGGCTCGTCGCGGCGACCCTGCTCGCCCGGGCCGGCCTGTCCGTCACCGTCGTCGAGGAACGCGACGTCGTGGGCGGCGCGGCCCGGACGGAGCGGCCGTTCGCGAAGGTCCCTCGGCTGCGGCAGTCGACCGGCGCGTACCTGCTCGGGCTGATGCCGCCGGAGCTGATCCGGCTGCTCGGCGTCGACCTGCCGGTCCTGCGCCGGGATCCGCACTACTTCGTGGCCACGACCGGATCGGCGCACCTCTCGATCGGCACCGACGCCGCGGCGGCGCGGCGGCAGATGGAGGAGTTCTTCTCCCCCGCCGACTGGGCCGCCGACCAGGCGCTGCAGGCCGAGCTCGCCGCCCTGCGGGACGACCTCGCGCCCGCCTGGCTCGCGGAGCCGCTCACCGTCGAGGACACCGCCGAGCGCCATATCCGGCCGGCGCTGCGCGAGACGTTCGTCGACCTGTGCCGCGGGTCGGCCACCGCGTACCTCGACAGGTTCGGGTTCGCCAGCGAGCTGCTGAAGGCGATGTACGTCGTCACCGACGCGCTCACGGGCGCGTACGCGGGTCCCGACTCACCCGGCACCGGCCACAACCTGCTGGTCCACAACATGTGCCGACTGCCCGGCTCCGACGGCACCTGGATGATCGTCCGCGGCGGGATGGGCACCGTGACCGGGCGGCTCGCCGACGCCGCGCGCGGGGCGGGCGCGGAGATCACGACAGGCACGGCCGTCGCGGGCGTCCGCACGTCGGGCGGCACCACGACCGGCGTGACGCTCGCCGACGGCACCGAGATCGACGCGGGCGTCGTCCTCGGGTGCTGCGACCCGTTCCGGCTGCACGGCCTGCTCGGCGACGCCGCGCCCGCGGACCTGACCGAGCGGCTCGACCGCATCCGCCGGCCGGGCAGCACCCTCAAGGTCAACCTCGCGCTGCGCGACCTCCCCCACCTGCGCTGCCTGCCGGACGGCGCGCCGAGCCCGTTCGGCGCGACGGTCCACCTGCTGCCCGAGGAGCGGCCGCTCGCCGCGCTGCGGCAGATGTGGGACGACGTCCGCGCCGGCCGACTGCCCGACGCCCCGCCGATCGAGTGGTACGTCCACACGACCGTCGACGACTCCCTCATGGACCCGGCCGGGCACCATTCGAGCGCCCTGTTCGTGCAGACCGTCCCCTACGCCCTGGCGGGCACGACCTGGGACGACGCGCTGCCGGGTTACGTAGACCGGCTGCTCGCCCTGTGCGACCGCTACGCCCCCGACACCAGCGCCCTCGTCGCCGACGTCTTCGCCCTGCCGCCGCCGCGGATCGAGTCGCACTTCGGCATCACCGGCGGCAACATCTTCCACGTCGACAACACGATCGCGTTCGCCGACCGGATGCCGTACGCGACCGGCGTCCCCGGCACGTACGCGGGGAGCGCCGGCTGCCACCCGGCCGGCTCGGTGATCGGCGCCGCGGGACACAACGCGGCCCAGCGCATCCTCCGCGACCTCGACCTGCCCGCGGCTGTCGGCAGGTGAGGTTCCTGCCTGACCTTCCCTCGAATGCCGTGAGGGCTACCGCCCTGGGCGGACGCGGATGACCGGAGGCGTCATCGACGAGGCGCGCCGGCGCGGGGGCGCAGAGCGAGGGCGAATCCGACGGCGGCGGCGATCGAGGTCAGGATCCGTGCGTGGTTCAACCAGACCCATTGGGTGTACAGGTCGTCCCACCGTGCCGACGCACCTGCCGTCGACGGGTCGAGCGCGTCGATCGACGCACTGATCGGGACGTTACCCGCAAACGTGATGACGACCGCGGCGAGCAGGAACGCGAATGCCGCGGCGAGGATCCACGGCGCGGACCCGTTCCTCCACCTCATGGCCGCCCGCACGATGAGCACGACGCACAGCGTGGCGGTGCCGTACATCAGCAGCATGAGGGGCGGGGTGACCGCGGTGCCGTTGAGGGCCCGCATGGCGGCGATCCCCTGCGCGGCCGGCAGCTCACGCACCGCCGGCATGACGACGAAGGAGAAGTCGAAGAACACTCCGGCGTTGACCCCTGCGGCGATCGCGGCCACCGCCGTCCACCACCGGTCCGGACCTCGCATCCGACTCTCCTTCTGGATCGGCATCCGACTGTCCCTCTGCATTGGCCCGGAGGGCTGGCCGAACCCGCTCACGATGAACACGTCCCGCCGGAGAGTCCCGGCGTCCAGCTACCTGTCGTTGTTGTCATGAGGACAGCAAACCGTCCGACTGCGGGACTTTCCATGGCCGAGAGGCGCAGAAACATGCGACATCGTCCAGGGTCGGGGCGTGGACGCCATGGCGGCCGTTCGCAGTCGCGGGGACGGGGGGCATCAGGTTAGGTAAGCCTAAGTTAGGCTGACCCGGTGCCCGACCGCCCCGCCGACGCCGGCGACCTCTCCCGCGTGACCGCCGGCTCCGTCATCCGCCGGACGATGACCGGGCAGGCACGCCTCGCCGTGCCCGGCACGCTGCTGATCATGGCGCACCAGGCGCTCGAGTCCCTGGTACCCGTCGTCATCGGCCTCGTCATCGACCGCGCGGTCGCCTCGGGCGCCACCGGCGCGCTGGCCGGCTGGATCGGTGTGCTCGCGGTGCTCTTCCTCGCCCTGTCCCTCGCGTTCCGCTTCGGCGCACGCCTCGGCACCCGGGCCGTCGAACGCACCGCGCACGAGCTCCGGCTGGCGCTCACCCGCCGCGTCCTGCACCCGCGCGGCGGTGCGGAACGCGTCCAGCTGCCCGGCGCGCTGCTGAGCACCGCGACCACCGACGCCCGCCAGGTCGGCGCGCTGATCCAGGTCCTCGCCGTCCTCGGCGGCGCGCTCACCGCCCTCGCCGTCACCGCGGTCGCGCTGCTGCGCATCTCCGTGCCCCTGGGGCTGGTCGTCCTCGTCGGCGCACCACCGCTGCTCGCGCTCATCCACGTCCTCGGCAAGCCGCTCGCCAGGCTGACGGCCGTCGAGCAGGCCGCGATGGCGCACGCGTCCGGCGTCGCCACCGACCTCGTCGGCGGGCTGCGGATCCTCAAGGGCATCGGCGCGGAGGCGACCGCGGGCGCGAGGTACCGGTCGGCGAGTCGCGCGTCGCTCGCGGCGAACGTACGTTCCGCGCGGGCGGAGGCGGTCTACGACGGCGTCACCATCTGCCTGACCGCGCTGTTCATCGCCGCCGTCACGTTCGTCGGCGGTCGGCTCGCGGTATCCGGCCAGATCACGGTCGGCGACCTCGTCGCGTCGGTCGGGCTGGCCCAGTTCCTGCTCGGCCCGATGTCGAGACTCGGCATGTTCGGCGCCGGCTACGCGCGGGCCAGGGCGTCCGCCGCGCGCGTCGCCGCGGTCCTCTCGGCGCCGTACGCCGTCTCCGGCGGCGCGGGCGTCCCGCTCCCCCCTGGCGAGGGCGGGCTGCGCGTCCGGGACCTGCACCACGAGGGCCTCGCGGGCACGACGTTCGAGGTGGGCGCCGGCGAGATCGTCGCCGTCGTGACGTCCGATCCCGCCGACGCGACCGCCCTCCTCTCCGTGATGGCCCGAGGCGCGGAACCCGCGCGCGGGTCGATCGAGCTCGACGGCGAGACCCTCGCCGGCCTCGACGTGGTCGACGTCCACGGCACGCTGCTCGTCGCCTGGCACGACGCCGACCTGTTCGAGGGGACCGTGACCGACAACGTGGCCGCCGCGGGCGCCGACGACGACACGGTCAAGGAGGCGGTCGAGGCCGCGGACGTCGACCAGGTGATGGAGGCCCTGCCCGACGGCAGTGACACCTGGCTGACCGAGCGCGCCAGGAGCCTGTCCGGCGGCCAGCGGCAGCGGGTCGCACTCGCCCGCGCACTCGCCGCCGACCCCCGCGTGCTCGTCCTGCACGAGCCCACGACAGCCGTCGACGCCGTCACCGAGGCCCGCATCGGCAGTGGTGTCCGCCGCATGCGCACCGGCAGGAGCACCGTCATCGTCACCACGAGCCCCGCACTGCTCGCGATCGCCGAACGCGTCGTCGTCCTCGACGGGGGTGTCGTCCGCCGCGAGGGCACCCACGCCGAGCTGCTGGCGGACGACGAGGCGTACAGGCATCTGGTGCTCGCATGACCGTGCTTCCCGCCGCCCTCCGCCGCTCCGCTCCTCGCTCGGCGGACGGCTGGTCGCGCTGTGCCCTCCGAACCGCTGCGATGCTCACTTTGGAGGACGGCTCGTGACCGAGTCCGGGAGGCAGCGCACGCTGCTGCCCACCGCGACCACGGCGCGCTGCGGTCGGGCGGCGGTGGAGCTGCTCAGGACCCACCGGCTCGGCCTCGCCGTCGCGACCCTGGTGCTCGTCGCCGCCACCGTCGCGAGCCTCCTGGTGCCGCCGGTCCTCGGCCGCATCGTCGACGTGGTCGTCGCCGGTGAGGGCACCGCCGCCGTCGCGTACCTCTCCGGGCTCCTCGTCGTCGCCGCGTTCGCCCAGGGCGGCTTCACCGCGCTCGGCAACGCGCTGGTCGCCCGGCTCGGCGAGACCGCGCTCGCCGCCCTGCGCGAACGCGTCGTCCGCCGGGTGCTCCGGCTGCCGCTCGAACGCGTCGAGGCGGCGGGCACCGGTGACCTGCTCTCCCGGGTCGGCGGCGACGTCGCCGTCATCGGCACCGCGGTGCGCGAGGTGCTGCCGCTGCTCGCCAACGCCGTGCTCACCATCGGCCTGACGGTCGTCGGACTCGGCGTGCTCGACTGGCGCTTCGCCATCGCCGGGCTGGTGGCCGTGCCGATCCAGCTCCACACCCTGCGCTGGTACCTGCGCAGGTCGGGTCCCCTCTACGCCGCCGAACGGGTCGCCGAAGGCGAGCGCGCCCAGCAGCTCCTCGAGACCGTCGGCGGCGCCGCCACGGTGCGGGCGTACCGGCTCGGGCACCGGCACACCGACAAGGTGCGGGAGCGGTCCGCGGGAGCGATGGCGTACGTCCTGCGCACGGTGCGGCTGCAGACGAGGTTCTTCGGCCGGCTCAACCTGGCCGAGTTCGTCGGTCTCGCCGTGATCCTCGTCATGGGCTTCTTCCTCGTGCGCGCCGACTCGGCGACGATCGGCGCGGCGGCCGCCGCCGCCCTGTACTTCCACCGGCTGTTCGACCCGATCAACATCCTGCTCGGGTTGTTCGACGAGGCTCAGCGCGCGGGCAGCGCGTTCGCCCGTCTCGTCGGGGTCGACGACATCCCCGACGTCGAGGAGCCGCCTGCGCCGCCCCGGCCGCGGGACTCGTCCGTCACGGTCGCCGGTGTCGGTCACGCGTACGTCCCGGATCACGAGGTGCTGCACGGCGTCGACCTCACGATCGCTCCCGGCGAGCGCGTCGCCGTGGTCGGCATCAGCGGGGCGGGCAAGACGACGCTCGCCAAGCTCGTGGCCGGCGTCCACGTGCCGACCTCCGGTCGTGTCGAGCTCGGCGGCGTCGACCTGCGAGACCTCGGCGCGACCCGCCACCAGGGCTCAGGTGGCGCTCGTCACCCAGGAGGTGCACGTGTTCGCGGGCACCGTCCGCGACGATCTCACCCTCGCCGATCCCGGCGCCGACGACGAGCGGCTGCGCTCGGTCCTGCACCGTGTCGGCGCCCTCGCCTGGGTGGAGGGCCTGCCCGACGGGCTCGACACGGTCGTCGGCGAGGGCGCCCACCGGCTCACCGCGACCCAGGCGCAGCAGCTCGCCCTCGCGCGCCTCGTCCTCACCGGCGTGTCCGTCGCGATCCTCGACGAGGCCACCGCGGAGGCGGGCAGCGCGGGTGCCCGCACGCTCGAGGCAGCCGCCGGTGACGCGCTCGAGGGCCGCACGGCGATCGTCGTCGCCCACCGGCTGACGCAGGCCGCGAACGCCGGCCGCATCGTCGTCATGGACGACGGGCGGATCGTCGAGTCCGGGCGGCACGACGACCTCGTCGCGGCGGGCGGCCGTTACGCAGCCCTGTGGTCCGCGTGGAGCGCGGCGCGTCCCGGCCGACGCTGACCGCCGGACGCGCCCCGGGATCTCTGCGCGCCTCCGTTTCGTTGTCCGGTGGGGACCCCGAACGACGATGGGGCGTGGCGCACGTGCTGGTGGTCGATTCCGTCATCCCTGAACGCCACGAAGGCGCCGTCGACCTGCGCGGTCGGCGGCGCCCACCATGGGAGCTGGTCTACGCGCCCGGTGGCGTCCTCTTCCTCGCCGGCGTGCCGGGTGCCGGCAAGACGACGCTGTTGCGCCGGCTCTTCGCCGAGCCGGCGCGTACGACGACATCGAGGTACTCGACTCCGACGAGATCCGGCGGCGGGTGCGCCGCCGCCTCGGGTTCCTCCCCTACGTGTGCTGGCGTCCGCTCGTCCATCTCCTGCACTACCTGCGCATCGTGCGGGCCGTGCGCGGCCCGGCCGACCGGACGATCTTGATCCACGACACCGGGACGCACACCTGGCTGCGGCGCGGGCTCCGGCGCGTCGCGCGGCGTTCCGGGCGCCCGATGCACGCCCTGCTCCTCGACGTCGACCCCACCCGCGCCTGGGCGGGCCAGCGCACCAGGGACCGCCAGGTCAGCCCGCGGCGGTTCGCGCACCACACGGCAGGCTGGCGAGAGCTGCTCGACGCCGTCACCGACGACCCCACGGGAGCGGAGAGCTACGCGAGCTGCGTGCTGTTCGACCGCGCGGCCGCCACCCGCCTGCGTGCCATCTCCGTCACAACCCGCGCACCAGACATGGCGGTCTGTCAAGCTATGGCCTGACGTTCGCGCGGGGGCGCGGGGAGCGCAGGGTGACGGACATCAGGATCGAGCGCCTGACCAAGGTGTTCGGCGCGCTCACGGCGGTCGACGACCTGTCGTTCACCGTCCCCAGCGGTCAGGTCGTCGGGTTCCTCGGGCCCGACGGCGCGGGCAAGACCACTACGCTGCGTTGCCTGCTCGGCCTCGTCCGGCCGACGTCGGGCGCGGCGACGATCGGCGGCACGACCTACGCCGAGCTCGCCGAACCGCTACGCGAGGTCGGCGCCACGCTGGGGGCGACGGGCTTCCATCCGGGCCGCACGGCCCGCGACCACCTGCGCGTGGTCGCGTCCGCCGCGGGCATCGACGAGGGCAGGGTCGACGAGTGCCTCGCGACCGTCGAGCTGACCGAGGTCGCCGGTCGCCGGGTCGGCGTGCTCTCCCCCGGCACGCGGCAACGGCTCGCTCTCGCGACGGCACTGCTCGGCGATCCCGGTGTCCTCGTCCTCGACGAGCCGGCGAACGGGCTCGACCCCGCCGGCATCCACTGGCTGCGCGGCCACCTCCGGCGGCTCGCCGACGACGGCCGCACCGTCCTGGTGTCGAGCAACGTCCTCGCCGAGGTCGAGCTCGCCGCCGACGCCGGCGTCATCATCGACCGGGGCAGGCTCGTCAGGCAGGGCTCGATGGACGAACTCACCGACCGCGAGGCCGCGTCCGTCCGGGTGCGCACGGTCCAGGCCGACGCGCTCACCGCCGCGCTGGTGGGCGCGGGCGCCGAGGTCGAGCGGCTCGGACCCGACACCCTCCTGGTGCACGGCGCGACGAGCGACGACGTCGGGGTCGTCGCGCGGGAGGCCGGTGTCGCACTGCGCGAGCTCGCCGTCGAGGACGCCGGGCTGGAACGGGTCTTCCTCGACGTCCTGGAGTCGACCGACGCCGAGGCCGCCCCGTGAGGCGCCTCGTCCGCTCGGAGATCCGCAAGGCCCTGTCGACGCGTGTGCCCCTCGTGCTGCTGGTCGTCGCGACAGCCGTGACGGTAGTGAGTCTCACGGCGACGGCGGTGCTGGCGGGACGCGAGATCGCCGACGCCACCATGACGCCTGCCCTCGACACCGAAGCCGGGATGCACGCGCTGCTCGCCTCGGCGTCGTCGGGCAGCGTGCTCGCCCTCGTCCTGGGGATCCTCGGGGTCACGGGCGAGTACCGGCACCTGACGATCACGCAGACGTTCCTCGGCGCGCCGAGGCGGTACCGCGTGGTGTCCGCCAAGCTCCTCACGTACCTCCTGCTCGGCGGGCTGTTCGGGCTCGTCGTGACCGCGGTCGGCCTCGGTGCGGGCGAACTCGCCCTGCTGGTCGCCGTGGAGCCCGTCAGCCCGCTGCGCGGCGACGTCGCCGCCATCCTCGGCGGCGCGGTACTCAGCCACGCGATGTACACGCTCGTCGGCGTCGGGGTGGGCGCACTGCTGCGCAACCAGGTCGTCGCCGTCGTCACGGTCGTCGTGTGGACGCAGCTCGTCGAGAACATGCTCGTCGGGATGTTCCCGCCGGTCGGGCGCTGGCTGCTCACCGGCGCGAGCTCCGCCGTCGTGCGGTACGGCGAGTCGACCGGTCTCGCCCTGCTACCGGTGTGGGCGGGCGCCCTCCTGCTCGCGGGCTACGCGGCCGTCTTCGGCGCCGCCGCGTACGCCACCACGACCCGCCGCGACGTCACGTAACGGCCGCTGTCACCCGTGAGGGGCACCCCGACCGGGTCACGGCACGGTGAGGGTGCCCCTCACGGGCCGGCGCCTGACGCGGTCAGGGCTGGCGGCGGTGGGGGCAGAGGGTGGTGAAGGTGTAGCCCCGCGCGCGCAGCCGCTCGATGATGTGCGGGAGCGCGGCCACGGTCTGCCGCCGGTCGCCGCCGCCGTCGTGCATCAGCACGATCGACCCGGGGTGCGTACCGGAGACGGCGCGGCGCACGATCGTGCCGGCGCGTGCGTGCTTCCAGTCCCTGGTGTCGACGTTCCAGGTCACCGGCACCTGGCCGGCCCTGGCGATGCGGCCCTGCACGTGCGGGTTGATGGCGCCGTACGGCGGGCGTACGCACCTCGGCCGCAG is from Streptosporangiales bacterium and encodes:
- a CDS encoding ABC transporter permease, which codes for MRRLVRSEIRKALSTRVPLVLLVVATAVTVVSLTATAVLAGREIADATMTPALDTEAGMHALLASASSGSVLALVLGILGVTGEYRHLTITQTFLGAPRRYRVVSAKLLTYLLLGGLFGLVVTAVGLGAGELALLVAVEPVSPLRGDVAAILGGAVLSHAMYTLVGVGVGALLRNQVVAVVTVVVWTQLVENMLVGMFPPVGRWLLTGASSAVVRYGESTGLALLPVWAGALLLAGYAAVFGAAAYATTTRRDVT
- a CDS encoding ATP-binding cassette domain-containing protein, with the protein product MTDIRIERLTKVFGALTAVDDLSFTVPSGQVVGFLGPDGAGKTTTLRCLLGLVRPTSGAATIGGTTYAELAEPLREVGATLGATGFHPGRTARDHLRVVASAAGIDEGRVDECLATVELTEVAGRRVGVLSPGTRQRLALATALLGDPGVLVLDEPANGLDPAGIHWLRGHLRRLADDGRTVLVSSNVLAEVELAADAGVIIDRGRLVRQGSMDELTDREAASVRVRTVQADALTAALVGAGAEVERLGPDTLLVHGATSDDVGVVAREAGVALRELAVEDAGLERVFLDVLESTDAEAAP
- a CDS encoding FAD-dependent oxidoreductase; this encodes MPRVDVVVIGAGHNGLVAATLLARAGLSVTVVEERDVVGGAARTERPFAKVPRLRQSTGAYLLGLMPPELIRLLGVDLPVLRRDPHYFVATTGSAHLSIGTDAAAARRQMEEFFSPADWAADQALQAELAALRDDLAPAWLAEPLTVEDTAERHIRPALRETFVDLCRGSATAYLDRFGFASELLKAMYVVTDALTGAYAGPDSPGTGHNLLVHNMCRLPGSDGTWMIVRGGMGTVTGRLADAARGAGAEITTGTAVAGVRTSGGTTTGVTLADGTEIDAGVVLGCCDPFRLHGLLGDAAPADLTERLDRIRRPGSTLKVNLALRDLPHLRCLPDGAPSPFGATVHLLPEERPLAALRQMWDDVRAGRLPDAPPIEWYVHTTVDDSLMDPAGHHSSALFVQTVPYALAGTTWDDALPGYVDRLLALCDRYAPDTSALVADVFALPPPRIESHFGITGGNIFHVDNTIAFADRMPYATGVPGTYAGSAGCHPAGSVIGAAGHNAAQRILRDLDLPAAVGR
- a CDS encoding sugar isomerase domain-containing protein gives rise to the protein MTDFPDQTTAVGIMRQAIERVVTTQRESVSAAARLCADALASDGVLQAFGTGHSQSFAMEIAGRAGGFVAANKLALKQLVMAGKATPDEIVNPEAERNVEFAQRLWALHEISPADVFLIASNSGGNATSVEIARLARENGNGVIAVTSVRHSSSITSTHPSGARLMEVADVVVDNCGVVGDSEVELPGGATITPSSTVTGALIAQMIVTEASGLLLARGAEVPVLTSVNVPDGKARNDALQARYGTRVMQNEP
- a CDS encoding ATP-binding cassette domain-containing protein; this translates as MTGQARLAVPGTLLIMAHQALESLVPVVIGLVIDRAVASGATGALAGWIGVLAVLFLALSLAFRFGARLGTRAVERTAHELRLALTRRVLHPRGGAERVQLPGALLSTATTDARQVGALIQVLAVLGGALTALAVTAVALLRISVPLGLVVLVGAPPLLALIHVLGKPLARLTAVEQAAMAHASGVATDLVGGLRILKGIGAEATAGARYRSASRASLAANVRSARAEAVYDGVTICLTALFIAAVTFVGGRLAVSGQITVGDLVASVGLAQFLLGPMSRLGMFGAGYARARASAARVAAVLSAPYAVSGGAGVPLPPGEGGLRVRDLHHEGLAGTTFEVGAGEIVAVVTSDPADATALLSVMARGAEPARGSIELDGETLAGLDVVDVHGTLLVAWHDADLFEGTVTDNVAAAGADDDTVKEAVEAADVDQVMEALPDGSDTWLTERARSLSGGQRQRVALARALAADPRVLVLHEPTTAVDAVTEARIGSGVRRMRTGRSTVIVTTSPALLAIAERVVVLDGGVVRREGTHAELLADDEAYRHLVLA
- a CDS encoding DUF1772 domain-containing protein, producing the protein MQRDSRMPIQKESRMRGPDRWWTAVAAIAAGVNAGVFFDFSFVVMPAVRELPAAQGIAAMRALNGTAVTPPLMLLMYGTATLCVVLIVRAAMRWRNGSAPWILAAAFAFLLAAVVITFAGNVPISASIDALDPSTAGASARWDDLYTQWVWLNHARILTSIAAAVGFALALRPRAGAPRR
- a CDS encoding ATP-binding protein, with product MGAGLRARWRPLPRRRAGCRQDDAVAPALRRAGAYDDIEVLDSDEIRRRVRRRLGFLPYVCWRPLVHLLHYLRIVRAVRGPADRTILIHDTGTHTWLRRGLRRVARRSGRPMHALLLDVDPTRAWAGQRTRDRQVSPRRFAHHTAGWRELLDAVTDDPTGAESYASCVLFDRAAATRLRAISVTTRAPDMAVCQAMA